The Corallococcus exiguus genome has a window encoding:
- a CDS encoding sigma-54-dependent transcriptional regulator, protein MPLFRTILVADDEPSIRHILTLVLTDKGYDVRAVADGDEALRELSTRAYDVLVTDVRMPKRDGLSVLRAALAEQPGLTVVVMSAYGSQEQALEAVQAGAYDYVQKPFKPEEIVLVLRKAEERERLVRENRRLHEARLPGASGGHILGHSASLHAVLKQVARVAPVDTTVLISGESGTGKELIARELHGKSRRAAMPFVAVNCGAIPHGLLESELFGHAKGAFTDARTARRGLFAEADGGTLFLDEVGELPLGAQVKLLRVLQEGEIRPVGESRVERVDVRVVAATLRDLGKLVTQGDFREDLYYRLNVVNLTLPPLRERREDIPLLAHAFIQRFNRDLNREPPVEGLTPEAEALMTAYAWPGNVRELENAMERAVLLAEGTHVAPGSLPEKLWAASAPAPAGTAAPLQAGSDLSLKRAIRELEESYIRAALRRTKGNRTRAAEVLDISHRALLYKIKEYGIDPDAEGSRA, encoded by the coding sequence ATGCCCCTCTTCCGCACCATCCTCGTCGCCGACGACGAGCCGTCCATCCGCCACATCCTCACCCTGGTGCTCACCGACAAGGGCTATGACGTGCGCGCCGTCGCCGACGGGGACGAGGCCCTGCGCGAGCTGTCCACTCGCGCGTATGACGTCCTGGTGACGGACGTGCGCATGCCCAAGCGCGACGGGCTGTCGGTGCTCCGGGCGGCGCTCGCGGAGCAACCGGGCCTCACCGTGGTGGTGATGAGCGCGTACGGCTCCCAGGAGCAGGCGCTGGAGGCGGTGCAGGCGGGCGCCTACGACTACGTCCAGAAGCCCTTCAAGCCGGAGGAGATCGTCCTCGTCCTGCGCAAGGCGGAGGAGCGCGAGCGGCTGGTCCGCGAGAACCGCCGGCTGCACGAGGCCCGGCTCCCTGGCGCCTCCGGGGGCCACATCCTGGGGCACAGCGCCTCGCTCCATGCGGTGCTCAAGCAGGTGGCGCGCGTGGCGCCCGTGGACACCACCGTGCTCATCTCCGGGGAGAGCGGCACGGGCAAGGAGCTCATCGCGCGCGAGCTGCACGGAAAGAGCCGCCGCGCCGCCATGCCCTTCGTCGCCGTCAACTGCGGCGCCATCCCCCACGGCCTGCTGGAGAGCGAGCTGTTCGGCCATGCGAAGGGCGCCTTCACCGACGCGCGCACCGCCCGCCGGGGCCTGTTCGCGGAGGCCGACGGCGGCACGCTCTTCCTCGACGAGGTGGGCGAACTGCCCCTGGGCGCGCAGGTGAAGCTGCTGCGCGTGCTGCAGGAGGGGGAGATCCGCCCGGTGGGCGAAAGTCGCGTGGAGCGCGTGGACGTGCGCGTGGTGGCCGCCACGCTGCGCGACCTGGGCAAACTGGTGACCCAGGGCGACTTCCGCGAGGACCTCTATTACCGCCTCAACGTCGTGAACCTCACCCTGCCGCCCTTGCGCGAGCGCCGCGAGGACATCCCGCTGCTCGCCCACGCCTTCATCCAGCGCTTCAACCGCGACCTCAACCGCGAGCCACCGGTGGAGGGATTGACCCCGGAGGCGGAGGCCCTGATGACGGCCTACGCCTGGCCGGGCAACGTGCGCGAACTGGAGAACGCCATGGAGCGCGCGGTGCTGCTCGCGGAAGGCACCCACGTCGCGCCCGGCAGCCTTCCGGAAAAGCTGTGGGCGGCTTCCGCACCCGCCCCGGCCGGGACGGCTGCGCCGCTACAGGCCGGGAGCGACCTGTCACTCAAGCGCGCCATCCGGGAACTGGAGGAGTCCTACATCCGGGCAGCGCTGCGGCGCACGAAGGGCAACCGCACCCGGGCGGCGGAGGTGTTGGACATCAGCCACCGGGCGCTCCTCTACAAGATCAAGGAGTACGGCATCGATCCGGACGCGGAGGGCTCCCGGGCCTGA
- a CDS encoding sensor histidine kinase, which translates to MKWRIASVAFLLGSLSTGLSWLTLQPVLIRLLDTARRLALPGSLDMESLARIRAFLPLALGLDLLVLTVLAYGVLDLAVGRPLRAMEKSVEQLGRLQLDVPLPEQGGPFLSRIQRELRRMAEALRQEQALTRAQLEALREANARLARAQTELVASERLATVGKLAAGVAHEVGNPLAGILGYLSLARSRAREPELTDFLERIDHEVLRIDRIVRGLLDLGRPASTQPGPVDVGQVVETCVRLVRAGPELDRVDVTLEVTPGLLARADPGPLSQILINLLLNAAQAMGGEGRVRISTRREDALLLVEVEDSGPGLSPEVRARLFEPFFTTKGRQGTGLGLAVSLNLAQGMGGRLDARDGAGGGACFRLSLPAA; encoded by the coding sequence ATGAAGTGGCGCATCGCCAGCGTGGCGTTCCTCCTGGGCTCGCTGTCCACGGGGCTGTCGTGGCTGACCCTGCAGCCGGTGCTCATCCGCCTGCTGGACACGGCGCGCAGGCTGGCGCTGCCGGGGTCGCTGGACATGGAGAGCCTGGCGCGGATCCGCGCCTTCTTGCCGCTGGCGCTGGGCCTGGATCTGCTGGTGCTGACGGTCCTGGCCTATGGCGTGCTGGACCTGGCGGTGGGCCGACCGCTGCGCGCCATGGAGAAGTCCGTGGAGCAGCTGGGCCGGCTGCAACTGGACGTGCCGCTTCCCGAGCAGGGCGGGCCATTCCTGTCGCGCATCCAGCGCGAACTGCGGCGCATGGCGGAGGCGCTGCGCCAGGAGCAGGCCCTCACCCGCGCGCAACTGGAGGCGCTGCGCGAGGCCAACGCCCGGCTCGCGCGGGCACAGACGGAGCTCGTCGCCTCCGAGCGGCTGGCCACGGTGGGCAAGCTGGCGGCGGGCGTGGCGCACGAGGTGGGCAATCCGCTCGCGGGCATCCTGGGCTACCTCTCACTGGCGCGCTCCAGGGCGCGGGAGCCGGAGCTGACGGACTTCCTGGAGCGCATCGACCACGAGGTGCTCCGCATCGACCGCATCGTGCGGGGGCTGCTGGACCTGGGCCGTCCGGCCAGCACCCAGCCCGGGCCGGTGGACGTGGGGCAGGTGGTGGAGACGTGCGTGCGGCTGGTGCGCGCCGGGCCGGAGCTGGACCGGGTGGACGTGACCCTGGAGGTGACGCCCGGCCTGCTGGCCCGCGCGGATCCAGGCCCGCTGTCGCAGATCCTCATCAACCTGCTGCTCAACGCGGCCCAGGCCATGGGGGGCGAGGGGCGCGTGCGCATCTCCACCCGGCGTGAGGACGCGCTGCTGCTGGTGGAGGTGGAGGACAGCGGCCCGGGCCTGTCGCCGGAGGTGCGCGCGCGCCTCTTCGAGCCGTTCTTCACCACCAAGGGCCGGCAGGGCACGGGCCTGGGACTCGCGGTGTCCCTGAATCTGGCCCAGGGCATGGGCGGCCGGCTGGACGCGCGCGACGGAGCGGGCGGCGGCGCGTGCTTCCGGCTGTCGCTGCCAGCGGCCTGA
- a CDS encoding prepilin peptidase gives MTFTYAPGWAEPLFILFLFILGLCFGSFLNVVIARVPEGLSIVRPGSRCPKCGHVLAWYENIPVLSWLGLRGKCRGCGMPISPRYVLVELLTGLLFLACLKRFDWTYELVPALVLVFLLVPLTFIDLEHWILPFSLTLPGIAAGVLLAIPQGEGAVGQAVLGAAVGFLGFRLMEYVGWRAFKREALGGGDKFLVALLGAFLGWHALLGILFFSSLQGSIVGVALLVLTGRAGPRGAPEAEATPAAPTQAPQDPQADAPLTPSEGAPAEAPKVEEGEPEPTMTWDFTKPGLPLWKRVVLVPWCLLFQPIPDAQLDETGEEEEWVPGPTNIPFGPWLALAGLEVMLLGPLLARVLPLDVALMLGGTR, from the coding sequence GTGACGTTCACCTACGCGCCGGGCTGGGCCGAGCCCCTCTTCATCCTCTTCCTGTTCATCCTCGGCCTGTGTTTCGGCTCGTTCCTCAATGTCGTCATCGCGCGGGTGCCGGAGGGCCTGAGCATCGTGCGGCCCGGCTCCCGCTGCCCGAAGTGCGGGCACGTGCTCGCCTGGTACGAGAACATCCCCGTCCTGTCGTGGCTGGGGCTGCGCGGGAAGTGCCGCGGCTGCGGCATGCCCATCTCCCCGCGCTACGTCCTGGTGGAGCTGCTCACGGGGCTGTTGTTCCTCGCGTGCCTCAAGCGCTTCGACTGGACCTATGAGCTGGTGCCCGCGCTGGTGCTGGTGTTCCTGCTGGTGCCCCTCACCTTCATCGACCTGGAACATTGGATCCTCCCGTTCTCCCTGACGCTGCCGGGCATCGCCGCCGGCGTGCTGCTGGCCATTCCCCAGGGCGAGGGCGCGGTGGGGCAGGCGGTGCTGGGCGCCGCGGTGGGCTTCCTCGGCTTCCGGCTGATGGAGTACGTGGGCTGGCGCGCCTTCAAGCGCGAGGCGCTGGGCGGCGGGGACAAGTTCCTCGTCGCGCTGCTGGGCGCGTTCCTGGGCTGGCATGCGCTGTTGGGCATCCTCTTCTTCTCGTCGCTGCAGGGCTCCATCGTGGGCGTGGCGCTCCTGGTCCTCACGGGAAGGGCGGGCCCTCGCGGCGCGCCGGAGGCGGAAGCCACGCCTGCCGCTCCCACCCAGGCTCCCCAGGACCCCCAGGCCGACGCGCCTCTCACTCCGTCCGAGGGGGCTCCGGCGGAAGCTCCGAAGGTGGAAGAAGGGGAGCCCGAGCCCACGATGACGTGGGACTTCACGAAGCCCGGCCTGCCCCTGTGGAAGCGGGTCGTTCTCGTCCCCTGGTGCCTGCTCTTCCAGCCCATCCCGGACGCGCAACTGGACGAAACGGGTGAGGAGGAGGAGTGGGTCCCCGGGCCCACCAACATCCCCTTCGGCCCGTGGCTGGCCCTGGCGGGGTTGGAGGTGATGCTCCTGGGGCCTTTGCTCGCGCGCGTGCTGCCCCTGGACGTGGCGCTGATGCTCGGGGGGACGCGGTGA
- a CDS encoding prepilin-type N-terminal cleavage/methylation domain-containing protein translates to MMNRLFRKKGGFTLIELMIVVAIIGILAAIAIPNFMRFQAKSKQSEAKTNLKALYTSQKAYFGEKDTYIIDFKKLGFTPEAGNRYSYGLADCSEPAAVADRLYTTGCIGQDIARFKNKPSSGTQALTAGVIPGVASCPSCDFNATAFGNVDNDDNADTWGITSAATTVDLADVCGNDQDAVSGGEPGNAYNDVSCP, encoded by the coding sequence ATGATGAACCGTCTCTTCCGGAAGAAGGGTGGCTTCACCCTCATCGAGCTGATGATCGTGGTCGCCATCATCGGCATCCTGGCCGCCATCGCCATCCCGAACTTCATGCGCTTCCAGGCGAAGTCGAAGCAGTCGGAGGCGAAGACCAACCTGAAGGCCCTGTACACCTCCCAGAAGGCGTACTTCGGCGAGAAGGACACGTACATCATCGACTTCAAGAAGCTGGGTTTCACGCCTGAGGCCGGCAACCGCTACAGCTACGGCCTGGCCGACTGCTCTGAGCCGGCGGCGGTTGCTGACCGCCTGTACACCACCGGCTGCATCGGCCAGGACATCGCCCGCTTCAAGAACAAGCCGTCCTCGGGCACCCAGGCGCTCACCGCCGGCGTGATTCCCGGTGTCGCGAGCTGCCCCTCCTGCGATTTCAACGCGACGGCCTTCGGTAACGTCGACAACGACGACAACGCCGACACGTGGGGCATCACCTCCGCGGCGACCACCGTCGACCTGGCGGACGTCTGCGGCAACGACCAGGACGCCGTCTCCGGTGGCGAGCCCGGCAACGCGTACAACGACGTCAGCTGCCCGTGA
- a CDS encoding pilus assembly protein PilG: protein MRKLPALLLPAALLCVVLLAAPPTPTLRVNDRPLLPRPGLLRAVFRGQLGLVTDYFWILTLNRIGRSRTPTDYRDVYAYADLATDLDPKFATVYWFAGTTIPIHLGREQYANVEESTKLLRKGTRNVPENSRTWFQLAYNLMFFHREYKEAADIITELSRRRDAPAWYSALATRLYAQAGDFDTGLSLAVMMRDGAEDEETRQTYDRRVREILQERVLQQLDAEVERYRTRHGRAPATLEALVEDGGMTRLPADPLGGRFFIGDGGRVYSSASEFRLQVIYDERTADGKRIRPNAHPEGTSSNADTTP, encoded by the coding sequence ATGCGCAAGCTGCCTGCCCTGCTGTTGCCCGCCGCCCTGCTCTGCGTCGTGTTGCTGGCGGCCCCACCTACCCCGACGCTCCGGGTGAACGACCGGCCGCTCCTGCCGCGCCCCGGGCTGCTGCGCGCCGTCTTCAGGGGACAGCTGGGGCTGGTGACCGACTACTTCTGGATCCTCACCCTCAACCGCATCGGCAGATCCAGGACCCCTACGGACTACCGGGACGTCTACGCCTACGCGGACCTGGCGACGGACCTGGATCCCAAGTTCGCGACGGTCTACTGGTTCGCAGGGACGACCATCCCCATCCACCTGGGACGTGAGCAGTACGCCAACGTGGAGGAGTCCACGAAGCTGCTGCGCAAGGGGACCCGGAACGTGCCGGAGAACTCGCGTACGTGGTTCCAGCTTGCCTACAACCTGATGTTCTTCCACCGCGAGTACAAGGAAGCGGCGGACATCATCACGGAGCTGTCGCGCCGGAGGGATGCGCCGGCCTGGTACTCGGCGCTGGCCACGCGGCTGTATGCCCAGGCCGGCGATTTCGACACAGGCCTGTCCCTGGCGGTGATGATGCGCGACGGCGCCGAGGACGAAGAGACGCGCCAGACCTACGACCGCCGCGTCCGGGAAATCCTCCAGGAGCGCGTGCTCCAGCAGTTGGACGCGGAGGTGGAGCGCTACCGCACCCGGCACGGCCGCGCTCCCGCCACCTTGGAAGCACTGGTGGAGGATGGAGGGATGACCCGGCTGCCAGCGGATCCGTTGGGTGGCCGCTTCTTCATTGGAGACGGCGGCCGGGTGTACTCCTCGGCCTCGGAGTTCCGCCTGCAAGTCATCTACGATGAGCGCACCGCCGACGGAAAGCGGATCCGCCCCAACGCCCACCCGGAGGGCACGAGTTCCAATGCAGACACCACACCCTGA
- a CDS encoding ABC transporter ATP-binding protein translates to MQTPHPEALPIQAQGLSKTYKVGFWLNRTVRALQGLDLQVGPGQIYGLLGPNGAGKSTTIKILMNLVRPSGGTALLYGQPVDHAATRRLVGFLPENPAPYEYLTGREFVTLAGQLSGLSGQDLDRRVTEVMGAVEMAGAEKLQIRRYSKGMVQRVALAQALVGRPKLLILDEPTSGLDPLGRRQMRDLILAERDHGTTVLFCSHIIPDVEALCDRLAVLVGGRRVREGSVQELVSAQVPTVEMVVENLPLEKVKELGVVLESAQALDGRVLLQVSDADSQRLLGGVLGAGGRVNRIQPARFSLEQLFMDALKNSGRATSVGGEINT, encoded by the coding sequence ATGCAGACACCACACCCTGAAGCCCTTCCCATCCAGGCCCAGGGGCTGTCCAAGACGTACAAGGTCGGCTTCTGGCTCAACCGCACCGTGCGGGCGCTCCAGGGCCTGGATCTCCAGGTGGGCCCCGGACAGATCTACGGCCTGCTCGGTCCCAACGGTGCAGGCAAGTCCACCACCATCAAGATCCTGATGAACCTGGTGCGGCCCAGTGGCGGCACCGCGCTCTTGTACGGGCAGCCGGTGGACCACGCGGCCACCCGGCGGCTGGTGGGCTTCCTGCCGGAGAACCCGGCGCCCTACGAGTACCTCACCGGGCGGGAGTTCGTGACGCTGGCGGGACAGTTGTCCGGCTTGAGCGGCCAGGACCTGGACCGGCGGGTGACGGAGGTGATGGGCGCGGTGGAGATGGCGGGCGCGGAGAAGCTGCAGATCCGCCGCTACTCCAAGGGCATGGTGCAGCGCGTGGCGCTGGCGCAGGCGCTGGTGGGACGGCCGAAGCTGCTCATCCTGGACGAGCCGACGAGCGGCCTGGATCCGCTGGGCCGCCGGCAGATGCGCGACCTCATCCTCGCCGAGCGGGACCACGGCACGACGGTGCTGTTCTGCAGCCACATCATCCCGGACGTGGAGGCCCTGTGTGACCGCCTGGCGGTGCTGGTGGGCGGGCGGCGCGTGCGCGAAGGCAGCGTGCAGGAGCTGGTGTCCGCGCAGGTGCCCACCGTGGAGATGGTGGTGGAGAACCTGCCCTTGGAGAAGGTGAAGGAGCTGGGCGTGGTGCTGGAGTCCGCGCAGGCCCTGGACGGGCGTGTGCTCCTGCAGGTGTCGGACGCGGACAGCCAGCGGCTCCTGGGCGGGGTGCTGGGCGCGGGCGGTCGGGTGAACCGCATCCAGCCGGCGCGGTTCTCGCTGGAGCAGCTGTTCATGGACGCATTGAAGAACTCGGGCCGCGCGACGAGCGTGGGCGGGGAGATCAACACGTGA
- a CDS encoding ABC transporter permease — protein MSAFSAMMWNGFREARRNRVTVVVGVFAVIVLLSSTLVTEVTVTTFDRVLTDFGLGMMSLILAFLAIFLSCGLLSREIERRTIFLMVSKPVSRTQFLLARLAGTMLTLGVVLVAMTLIFLSQLLLFRTPIHSTHLVAAGAMWFELLVLSSAGILFSSFCGPAVSSICTTGLYFAGHLAGDLYEISSYSESQLVRWMGRIIFYMLPNLERMNFKPQATYALPVDATTLLSALGYGTAWAAVFTALAMFIFERRDFR, from the coding sequence GTGAGCGCGTTCAGCGCGATGATGTGGAACGGTTTTCGCGAGGCGCGCCGCAACCGCGTGACGGTGGTGGTGGGCGTGTTCGCGGTCATCGTCCTGTTGTCCTCCACGCTGGTGACGGAGGTGACGGTCACCACCTTCGACCGCGTGCTGACCGACTTCGGCCTGGGGATGATGAGCCTCATCCTGGCCTTCCTCGCCATCTTCCTGTCGTGCGGCCTGCTGAGCCGGGAGATTGAGCGGCGCACCATCTTCCTCATGGTGAGCAAGCCGGTGTCGCGCACGCAGTTCCTCCTGGCGCGCCTGGCGGGCACCATGCTGACGCTGGGCGTGGTGCTGGTGGCGATGACGCTCATCTTCCTGAGCCAGCTGCTGCTGTTCCGCACGCCCATCCACTCCACGCACCTGGTGGCGGCCGGGGCGATGTGGTTCGAGCTGCTCGTGCTCAGCAGCGCGGGCATCCTCTTCTCCAGCTTCTGCGGCCCCGCGGTGTCCTCCATCTGCACGACGGGCCTGTACTTCGCCGGGCACCTGGCGGGGGACCTGTATGAAATCTCCAGCTACTCGGAGAGCCAGCTGGTCCGCTGGATGGGCCGCATCATCTTCTACATGCTGCCCAACCTGGAGCGGATGAACTTCAAGCCCCAGGCCACGTACGCGCTGCCCGTCGACGCGACCACCCTGCTGTCCGCGTTGGGCTACGGGACGGCGTGGGCCGCGGTCTTCACCGCGCTGGCCATGTTCATCTTCGAGCGGCGCGACTTCCGCTGA
- a CDS encoding tetratricopeptide repeat protein, which yields MASTPFHGPPPRASLQVLWVVLAALLVHAPALANGFVYDDVPLLLENPWLRSVEGLRAAFSHSLFGFVDDGADSGLGSGYYRPLAHVTFWLLRAVFGTAPWGYHLLLILAHAGASVLVWRLLRTCLRGGEGGEDVSGWAALTGALLFALHPVHTEAVVWVSGWMDLSACLALLLTARLLVPGPVSSPRAWLAALAWLGGLLLKETAIVLPVLLVVLEWGTGTASVGFRERLRRHGPLAVALAVYAALRLSALGLAAPADPRRLSNGGASLADALSLVTRFGGKLLWPHPLVAAPPASWVRSPWEPAVLLGGLCVMGFLLLLGWAVRRRQGAVVTGLFWLAVPLLPVLALQSRGVEAYAERYLYLPSVGFVLLVAVGLRALLERWPASARALTLASGGVLASFALLTLLRIPVWHDEVSLWETTVEQVPERPSAHAWLGAAYLNVRRAPEAVPHLETAAAALPGNYRVRSDLAVAYAMTGRFQDAVRQLEAAIRLKPRSATPRHNLGLTLRRAGQLDAAVARFREALQLEPARADSHLELGRTLLQLGRPREAEAALTEALRLKPDLEAARRALAAARSAPSTAQPGP from the coding sequence ATGGCCTCCACTCCCTTCCACGGTCCGCCTCCGCGCGCCTCCCTCCAGGTCCTATGGGTGGTCCTCGCGGCGCTGCTCGTCCACGCTCCGGCGCTCGCGAACGGCTTCGTCTACGACGACGTTCCCCTGCTCCTGGAGAACCCCTGGCTGCGCTCCGTGGAAGGGCTTCGCGCCGCGTTCAGCCACTCCCTCTTCGGCTTCGTCGACGACGGCGCGGACTCGGGGCTGGGCTCGGGCTACTACCGGCCGCTCGCGCACGTGACGTTCTGGCTGCTGCGGGCCGTCTTCGGGACCGCCCCCTGGGGCTACCACCTGCTGCTCATCCTGGCGCACGCGGGCGCGTCCGTCCTGGTGTGGAGGCTGCTGCGGACCTGCCTGCGCGGCGGCGAGGGCGGGGAGGACGTGTCCGGGTGGGCGGCCCTCACGGGAGCGCTCCTCTTCGCCCTGCATCCGGTCCACACGGAGGCGGTGGTGTGGGTGAGCGGCTGGATGGACCTGAGCGCCTGCCTCGCGCTGCTGCTCACGGCGCGGTTGCTCGTGCCGGGCCCCGTGTCATCCCCGCGCGCGTGGCTGGCCGCGCTGGCGTGGCTTGGGGGGCTGCTCCTCAAGGAGACGGCCATCGTGCTGCCGGTGCTGCTCGTTGTCCTCGAGTGGGGCACGGGCACGGCATCGGTGGGGTTCCGGGAGCGGCTGCGGCGTCATGGCCCCCTGGCCGTGGCGCTGGCGGTGTACGCCGCCCTCCGGCTGAGCGCGCTGGGGCTGGCCGCGCCCGCGGATCCGCGACGGCTGTCGAATGGAGGCGCGAGCCTGGCGGACGCGCTGTCGCTGGTGACGCGGTTCGGAGGCAAGCTCCTCTGGCCGCACCCGCTGGTGGCGGCGCCTCCCGCGTCATGGGTGCGCTCCCCGTGGGAGCCCGCGGTGCTCCTGGGGGGATTGTGCGTGATGGGCTTCCTGCTGCTGCTGGGCTGGGCGGTGCGAAGGCGCCAGGGCGCGGTCGTGACGGGGCTGTTCTGGCTGGCCGTGCCCCTGCTGCCCGTCCTGGCCCTCCAGTCGCGCGGCGTGGAGGCCTACGCGGAGCGCTACCTCTACCTGCCCTCGGTGGGGTTCGTGCTGCTCGTGGCGGTGGGGCTGCGGGCCCTGCTCGAGCGCTGGCCCGCGAGCGCCCGCGCGCTGACGCTCGCTTCCGGTGGGGTGCTGGCATCCTTCGCCCTGCTGACGCTCTTGCGCATCCCCGTGTGGCACGACGAGGTGTCCCTGTGGGAGACAACCGTGGAGCAGGTCCCCGAGCGTCCGTCAGCCCATGCGTGGCTGGGCGCGGCCTACCTGAACGTGCGGCGCGCACCGGAAGCGGTGCCCCACCTGGAGACCGCCGCGGCGGCGCTGCCCGGGAACTACCGCGTGCGCAGCGACCTGGCCGTCGCCTACGCGATGACGGGGCGCTTCCAGGACGCCGTGCGCCAGCTAGAGGCGGCCATCCGGCTCAAGCCCCGGAGCGCCACCCCGCGCCACAACCTGGGCCTGACGCTGCGCAGGGCAGGGCAGTTGGACGCGGCGGTGGCGCGCTTCCGGGAGGCCCTCCAACTGGAGCCCGCCCGCGCGGACTCGCACCTGGAGCTGGGCCGCACGCTGTTGCAACTGGGCCGGCCCCGCGAGGCCGAGGCCGCCCTCACGGAGGCGCTCCGCCTCAAGCCGGACCTGGAGGCCGCGCGCCGGGCGCTGGCGGCGGCCCGGTCCGCGCCGTCCACCGCGCAGCCCGGGCCGTGA
- a CDS encoding tetratricopeptide repeat protein, translating into MPSAPPLSHAAGPSREGLQAVAVVLAALAVYAPALTGGLVYDDYVLVEANPWIRSAAALGDIFTQQLFGFVPSASASAAFYRPMTHVLLLAVHGVAGTAPWGYHLMSLLLHTVASLLVWVLARRVLDGQRPGAGLVAGLLFAVHPVHVEAVAWVSAVMDVAATTAGLGMLACVAIRPLRPVRAVAGAGLWLVALLFKEVSAVLPGMLLAWELVDRPPPSAEHKREWAWRYGPLVLAGTVYLALRLHAVGGAMVNSGWASVPPGLALFNALPLLAEHARLLVLPSGLSVLHPFELVTSLTAVRAWVGLGVALGVAAGLVRLRRRVPGAWLGLAWLMLPLLPALHLRALGESAVSERYDYLPSVGFCLGVAAAWGAWSARARREAASSGALVPAVVAGAVLLAATASAATQVGVWQDEVSLWANAVEVSPDAPTPHYQLGSALLREGRVDEALPALEHAVRLRPTHPPTVNALARALIKAGQPARARELLEAALVGMPDQSGIHYQLGEALHALRDDAAATRAFQEAVRLAPTSVDARVSLGESLLRTGHAQEALVSLEEARRLAPDAPAVLGALGRVHRALGHEAQAREHEAAAARAGGSAP; encoded by the coding sequence GTGCCTTCCGCCCCTCCCCTCTCCCACGCCGCCGGGCCTTCGCGCGAAGGACTCCAGGCCGTGGCCGTGGTGCTCGCGGCGCTCGCCGTGTACGCGCCGGCACTGACGGGCGGACTGGTCTACGACGACTACGTGCTCGTGGAGGCCAACCCGTGGATCCGCTCGGCGGCGGCGCTGGGGGACATCTTCACCCAGCAACTCTTCGGCTTCGTTCCCAGCGCCTCCGCGAGCGCCGCGTTCTACCGGCCGATGACCCACGTGCTGCTCCTGGCCGTGCACGGCGTGGCGGGCACCGCGCCCTGGGGATACCACCTGATGTCCCTGCTGCTGCACACGGTCGCGTCGCTGCTCGTCTGGGTCCTGGCCCGGCGCGTGCTGGACGGACAGCGGCCGGGGGCTGGCCTGGTCGCGGGGCTGCTCTTCGCCGTCCACCCGGTGCACGTGGAAGCGGTGGCGTGGGTGAGCGCGGTCATGGACGTGGCCGCCACGACCGCGGGCCTGGGCATGCTGGCGTGCGTGGCCATCCGGCCGCTGCGGCCCGTGCGCGCGGTGGCGGGGGCGGGATTGTGGCTGGTGGCGCTCCTCTTCAAGGAGGTCTCCGCCGTGCTGCCCGGCATGCTGCTCGCCTGGGAGCTGGTGGACCGCCCGCCGCCTTCCGCTGAACACAAGCGCGAGTGGGCCTGGCGTTACGGGCCGCTGGTGCTCGCCGGCACCGTCTATCTGGCGCTGCGGCTGCACGCCGTGGGCGGCGCCATGGTGAATTCGGGGTGGGCTTCAGTGCCTCCCGGTCTCGCGCTGTTCAATGCGCTGCCGCTGCTCGCGGAACACGCGCGGCTGCTCGTCCTGCCCTCGGGCCTGAGCGTGCTGCACCCCTTCGAGCTCGTCACCTCGCTCACGGCAGTCCGGGCGTGGGTGGGCCTGGGGGTCGCGCTGGGCGTGGCGGCGGGGCTGGTGCGCCTGCGGCGGCGGGTGCCCGGGGCCTGGCTGGGCCTGGCGTGGCTGATGCTGCCGTTGCTGCCGGCGCTGCACCTTCGCGCGCTCGGAGAGAGCGCGGTCTCCGAGCGCTACGACTACCTGCCGTCGGTGGGGTTCTGTCTGGGCGTCGCCGCGGCATGGGGCGCCTGGAGCGCCCGGGCGCGCCGCGAGGCCGCATCCTCGGGAGCCCTGGTGCCCGCGGTCGTCGCGGGCGCGGTGCTGCTGGCGGCCACCGCGAGCGCCGCGACGCAGGTGGGCGTCTGGCAGGACGAGGTCAGCCTGTGGGCGAACGCCGTGGAGGTGAGCCCGGACGCGCCCACGCCGCACTACCAGTTGGGGAGTGCCCTCCTGCGCGAGGGACGCGTGGACGAAGCCCTGCCCGCGCTGGAGCACGCGGTGAGGCTGCGGCCCACCCATCCCCCCACCGTGAATGCCCTGGCCCGGGCCCTGATCAAGGCGGGGCAACCCGCCCGGGCCCGGGAGCTGCTGGAAGCCGCGCTCGTCGGGATGCCGGACCAATCCGGCATCCATTACCAGCTGGGCGAGGCCCTGCACGCGCTGCGGGACGACGCGGCGGCCACGCGGGCCTTCCAGGAGGCGGTCCGGCTCGCGCCAACGAGCGTCGACGCCCGGGTCTCCCTGGGCGAGTCGCTGCTGCGCACAGGACACGCGCAGGAGGCGTTGGTCTCGCTGGAGGAGGCCCGGAGGCTGGCACCGGACGCGCCCGCGGTGCTCGGAGCGCTGGGCCGCGTCCACCGCGCGCTGGGGCATGAAGCGCAGGCGCGTGAGCACGAGGCGGCGGCGGCCCGCGCCGGAGGGTCCGCTCCCTGA